The Armatimonas rosea genome includes a window with the following:
- a CDS encoding metallophosphoesterase — protein sequence MRKIKKLVLVSGAFLGAGCAGTSPNLSTPQMQTPSLGGGLGARSVASPAPGATAEASLAPLETVATPEKTFVQPPYLQLGNRPTLGGKTEGLELLWIVPADTKLDEWSVETRLPGAAAATTSWTKIKGKLSAKPVAVGVIKPELVVSAPLEGLAPGKLFDYRILRGDKPVFAARARARKTAKEPQRFVLFGDCAQGTDGQKKVAAQTLAAKPDYVFITGDIVYGKGLASEYVKNYWPVYNAETAGADGVPLLRSTLTVAAPGNHDIRSTTLEKTADGFAYFYYWSQPLNGPAVASTKFASPLGSTDTKAFLTAAGERYPRMASFSYDYGNAHWTVLDANAYMDWSDPALMQWVEADLKAAQKATWRFVAFHHPPFNSNAEHFNDQWMRVLAPLFEKYGVSVVWAGHVHDYQRSYPLTFLPTKPRDTKGAVEGKLTLNKTYDGVKNTKPNAPIYIVSGAGGAGLYKNLEKGKLQDFTAKYIDDTHSLTVVDLTDKTLDARQVGADGKELDHWKITK from the coding sequence GTGAGAAAAATCAAGAAACTGGTGTTGGTGAGCGGGGCATTTTTAGGGGCAGGCTGTGCGGGAACGAGCCCGAATCTCTCGACACCGCAGATGCAGACGCCCTCCTTAGGCGGGGGGCTGGGGGCACGCTCGGTTGCCTCCCCTGCGCCGGGTGCCACAGCGGAGGCGTCCCTTGCGCCCCTGGAGACTGTCGCGACTCCCGAGAAGACCTTTGTGCAGCCTCCCTACCTCCAGCTGGGCAACCGCCCGACTCTCGGGGGAAAGACCGAGGGCCTGGAGCTACTCTGGATCGTCCCCGCCGATACCAAGCTCGACGAGTGGAGCGTTGAGACGCGCCTACCGGGGGCGGCGGCGGCCACGACCTCCTGGACAAAGATCAAGGGGAAGCTGAGCGCCAAGCCGGTCGCAGTCGGGGTGATCAAGCCGGAGCTGGTCGTGAGCGCGCCGCTGGAGGGGCTGGCACCGGGGAAGCTCTTTGACTACCGTATCCTGCGGGGCGACAAGCCGGTCTTTGCCGCCCGTGCGCGTGCCCGCAAGACCGCCAAGGAGCCGCAGCGCTTCGTGCTCTTTGGAGACTGCGCGCAGGGCACCGACGGCCAGAAGAAAGTGGCGGCGCAGACCCTGGCGGCCAAGCCCGACTATGTCTTTATCACCGGGGATATTGTCTACGGCAAGGGGCTGGCGAGCGAGTACGTGAAGAACTACTGGCCGGTCTATAATGCCGAGACCGCCGGTGCCGATGGCGTCCCGCTGCTGCGCTCAACCCTGACGGTGGCCGCGCCGGGCAACCACGATATCCGCTCCACGACTCTGGAGAAGACCGCTGACGGTTTTGCCTACTTCTACTACTGGAGCCAGCCGCTCAATGGGCCTGCGGTGGCGAGCACGAAGTTCGCCTCGCCGCTGGGGAGCACGGATACCAAGGCGTTTCTGACCGCCGCAGGCGAGCGCTACCCCCGCATGGCGAGCTTCTCCTACGACTATGGCAACGCTCACTGGACGGTTTTAGATGCCAATGCCTACATGGACTGGAGCGATCCGGCCCTGATGCAGTGGGTGGAGGCGGACCTGAAGGCGGCGCAGAAGGCCACCTGGCGCTTTGTCGCGTTCCACCACCCGCCGTTTAACTCCAACGCCGAGCACTTCAACGACCAGTGGATGCGGGTGCTCGCGCCGCTCTTTGAGAAGTACGGGGTCTCCGTGGTCTGGGCGGGGCATGTCCACGACTACCAGCGCAGCTACCCACTGACCTTTCTTCCCACGAAGCCGCGCGATACCAAGGGCGCGGTGGAGGGGAAACTCACGCTCAACAAGACCTACGATGGGGTCAAGAACACCAAGCCCAACGCGCCGATCTATATTGTCTCCGGTGCGGGCGGTGCGGGGCTCTACAAGAACCTCGAAAAGGGAAAACTACAGGACTTCACTGCGAAGTATATCGACGATACCCACTCACTGACCGTGGTGGATCTCACCGATAAGACGCTGGACGCCCGGCAAGTCGGGGCCGACGGCAAAGAACTCGATCACTGGAAAATAACCAAATGA
- a CDS encoding MFS transporter — protein MRRPPSSPATALLLLTLGYAGYYFCRASFSVAKPQLIEFLVAGGTMDKAAAKIALGGVASAATLAYACGKFASGALADFWSGRRNFLMGMIGAIVFSLMFAFSGTLPLFTLAWVLNRLIQALGWPGALKVTGSWYPASSYGTAVGVLSLSYLFGDFAARQFHGALINNGVGWQGLFIGGAIVLAVLLVLNALFLRENSTTTPTEAGESTAPDETPEPDAKAFLRSPSFWCVCIISLAFTLARETFNEWTPTYLVEFGKLSKGTAATQSSFFPLFGGFAVILAGKLSDGLGRSGRAFILLLSLPVIALLLSTLALLPAGSPLLIFAISATGFFLIGPYSFLAGALSLDFGGKKAGATASGIIDGIGYLGGVLAGESMARLSVALGWKGAFFTLGGVLLVSLIPAAYFWKEQKKRDV, from the coding sequence ATGCGACGTCCCCCCTCTTCCCCTGCCACGGCCCTGCTCCTGCTCACCCTGGGCTACGCGGGCTACTACTTCTGCCGCGCCAGCTTCTCGGTTGCCAAGCCCCAGCTCATTGAGTTCCTGGTCGCAGGAGGCACGATGGACAAGGCGGCGGCCAAGATCGCGCTGGGGGGAGTGGCCTCCGCCGCAACCCTCGCCTACGCCTGCGGCAAGTTCGCCTCGGGCGCTCTCGCGGACTTCTGGAGCGGGCGGCGCAACTTCCTCATGGGCATGATCGGCGCGATTGTCTTTAGCCTGATGTTTGCTTTCTCGGGGACCCTGCCTCTCTTCACGCTCGCTTGGGTGCTCAACCGCCTGATCCAGGCCCTGGGCTGGCCCGGTGCCCTCAAGGTCACGGGGAGCTGGTACCCGGCCAGCAGCTACGGCACTGCGGTGGGGGTTCTGAGCCTCTCCTACCTCTTCGGCGACTTTGCCGCGCGCCAGTTCCACGGGGCACTGATCAATAATGGAGTCGGCTGGCAAGGGCTCTTTATCGGGGGCGCGATCGTCCTGGCCGTCCTACTCGTGCTCAACGCGCTCTTTCTGCGCGAGAATAGCACAACCACCCCCACCGAGGCCGGGGAGAGCACCGCGCCAGACGAAACACCGGAGCCCGATGCAAAGGCGTTCCTGCGCTCCCCGAGCTTCTGGTGTGTCTGCATCATCTCGCTGGCCTTCACGCTCGCCCGCGAGACCTTCAATGAGTGGACTCCCACCTACCTCGTGGAGTTTGGGAAGCTCTCCAAGGGCACTGCCGCGACCCAGAGCTCGTTTTTCCCTCTCTTTGGAGGCTTTGCTGTGATCCTAGCGGGCAAGCTCTCCGATGGCCTAGGCCGCTCAGGGCGGGCGTTTATCCTGCTGCTCAGCCTCCCGGTGATCGCGCTCCTGCTCTCGACCCTGGCGCTCCTGCCCGCCGGAAGCCCTCTGCTGATCTTTGCGATCTCGGCCACGGGCTTCTTCCTGATCGGGCCGTACTCGTTTCTCGCCGGCGCGCTCTCGCTGGACTTTGGGGGGAAGAAAGCCGGCGCGACGGCAAGCGGCATTATCGACGGAATCGGCTACCTGGGCGGGGTCCTGGCCGGGGAGAGCATGGCGCGCCTCTCGGTGGCGCTTGGCTGGAAGGGGGCGTTCTTCACCCTGGGCGGGGTCTTGCTGGTGTCGCTGATCCCCGCGGCGTACTTCTGGAAGGAACAAAAAAAGCGCGATGTTTGA